In the Phenylobacterium soli genome, GGTCGCGCCAAGTTCGTCGGCGACGCGGCGGACCGACTTGTCCGCCCCGCGGTAGTGGAAGCTGGAGGAGCGGCCGAGCACCCTGAGGCCCGTCGTCTTGGCGACGGTCAGCAGCACCTCCTCGGAGATGCCGTCGGAGAAGTAGAGGAAGTCGGCGTCGCCCGAGAGGTTGTCGAAGGCCAGGACCGCGAGCAGCGGGTCGCCGTCGCCGGCCTGGGCCGCCGCCGCCGCCGCCACGAGGCCGGCGCCGACCAGCCGATAGCCGACCTTGGTGATGGTTTCGATCCGGAGCTCGCCGCCGGTGAGGTGGTCGCAGAGCTTGCGGAGCTGGCCGATCACCCGGTTGAGCGCATCCTCGCCGACCACCATGCCCGGCCAGCAGGTGGCCAGGAGCTCGTCGCGCGACAGGATCTCGCCCTCGGCGCGGGCGAGCGCCACGAGCACCTGCATGACCCGCGGCTGGAGGATCTGCTGGCGGCCGTCGGGATGGGTCACGCGGCGCAGCGCCGGCTGGACGCTGAGCCCGCCCATGTCGAAGGGCGCCTCGTGGGCGAGCCGAACGGGATCTGGACGAGCGGAATTTGGCCGAGTCGGATCGGGCGCGTCGGACGTCGCGACGCCGCGCACCCTCGCCCCGTCCCTGATCCCGCCCATCGGCCGCCGACGCCCCCGATCGGGCCGGCTGCGTGGCCCGATACGCCTGTGGTGTACCAGCGCCGGCCGCACGCCGCCATAAGCCAAGCTTCAGAGGGAGCGGTCATCCTAGCGGCGGGTTTCCTGGAAGGCGCCGGCGGGCGCGTCCTCGCCGCGGTGCAGCCGCACCAGCCGCGCATCGCCGAGCATCCGGATCGCCCGCGCCACGGTGTCCTCGACGCAGGCCTCGTAGCGGGACGCCGCCAGCTTCGCCTCCTTGGGGCCGCCGCAGGTGACGCCGGCGGCGGAGCGGATCCTGGCGAGCACGGCGCGCGCGCCGGCCTCGCTCTGGAGGTCGACCTCCAGGGCGAAGACCGCGTCGGCCGCGGCGCGCGTGGGGTGAGGCTCGGCGCGCCCCGGCGCGGCGAAGAACGCCACGGCCAGGAAGAGTGCGCAGGCGGCGATCCTGCGGGGCATCGCAAATTGCCTCCGTCCGGTCGGCGGCCAGGGCTTGGCCGCTCGACGGGAGAAGGCCGATGATTTGCCCCTGGCCGGATAGGACGCCGAACCGATCTTCAGCCGATCGCCAGCCGATCATTCGCCCTGGGGACCGTCTTGGTCAGGGAGAGGCGGCGAGGAAGGCGAGCGCGCGCGCCATGTAGGTGGCCGGCGGCTCGTAGCCGACACTCTCGCAGTAGCCGACGCCGGGGATGATCTCCGACGCGCCGAGCCAGGACAGGGTGAGGCCGACCGGCGTCTCGCCCTGGACGCTGAGGTTCGCCGACATGAAGCTGCCGTCCACGTACCAGGGCTTGGCCTCGACGGTCAGCTCGAAGGGCGGGCCGTCGGCCACCAGGGCGCAGCTCCAGCTCACCGGCATCATGCACTGGGCGGTGAGCGGCATCAGGGCGCCGAGCCCGATGACGCCCTCGACGGCCGTCTTCTTCCACCTGCCGTCCTCGACCGTCAGATAGAAGCCGTAGATCGCCGGCAGCTCGGTGAGCAGCGGCCCGACCTGGAAGCCGGCGACCACCATGGCGTCGCCGTTGGCGAAGTTGAAGTCGCCGAAGGTCCAGCCAAGGATGCCCGGCGGCGCGGACCAGCGGGCCGGCGGCGGGACGAGCGGATGCAGGGGCGGCACCTCGCCGTACATCATCTCGTGGTCGAGCCAGCCCTTGCCCGACACCTGATGCGTCTGGCCGCCGATGGTGACCG is a window encoding:
- a CDS encoding UrcA family protein — translated: MPRRIAACALFLAVAFFAAPGRAEPHPTRAAADAVFALEVDLQSEAGARAVLARIRSAAGVTCGGPKEAKLAASRYEACVEDTVARAIRMLGDARLVRLHRGEDAPAGAFQETRR